Below is a genomic region from Microcoleus sp. bin38.metabat.b11b12b14.051.
TTGCAGCCTGAAAGTGACGACGAATGGCAGGTATTTTTGACGGCATCCCTGCAAGTCGCGCGGGCGGCTGTGGAAGCAGAAGCCGCAACCCGGGAAGTGGCGGCGAGGGATTTAGCTTGCACTTTAATCGCGGTTGTGGCGACGCCGGAATTGATGGCGGTTGCTCAAATTGGTGACGGTGCGGCGGTGGCGGGTGATAGTGCAGGAACTGCGATCGCCCTTACTGTACCTCCTTGTGGCGAATATATCAATGAAACCATCTTTTTGATTTCGCCAAATGCGATCGAAACAGCGCAATTTAAGGTGATGCGGGAACAACTGCCGCACTTAGCCGTGTTTTCCGACGGCTTGCAAATGCTCGCTCTCAAAATCCCCGAAGGTACGCCGCACGGGCCGTTTTTTGCGCCTTTGTTTCGGTTTTCGGGCGCAGCCAAGGAAGATGCGGATGCGAAAGAGCAATTAGAGTCGTTTTTGCGATCGCCCAGAGTCTCCGAACGCACCGATGATGATTTAACATTATTGTTGGCAACTTTTTCGAGTAATACCTGATCTGTTCCCATCCACCTAGCAAACCAGACTCAAAAATGACAGATCCACAAATTAGCGCCAGAAGCTTATTGCGAGAAACCTTTGCTGCTATGGGGGATATATACACTCCTTTGTTGATTATCAACTCTCCCGTTTTGATATTTAGCGTCCTTGATAGTGTTATTGATCTACCTTCATCACGTGCTGGGCAGATTATTAACTTGTTCTGTAGGTTAGCAATAATTTTGGTTTGGGGAGCCACTATTTTCTATACTTACCGAAGTTTGACAGGAAAGCGAGTAACTGTAAGTGAGGCTTTCCAGCAAGCTAAAATAAGATTCCCCCAACTTTTTCTGGTTAATCTTATCTATGGATTGCTACTGTTGACAGGCTTGATTGCCCTAATAATTCCGGGGCTATATATATCATATCGGTTAATGTTTTCATCTTATCATACGGTAATTTATAACTATTCGCCTATCAAAAGTATCAGCAGCAGTTGGAAATTAACTAAAGGGCGCTGGTGGTTGTTGTTTAGAGCGACTTCTTTGTTATTGGTTGTGACAATTGTGCCAATAATATTGATATCCTTATTAATCGATCCGACGGGCGAATCCATACCATATAAAGTGGCGGTCGATGTACTCGTTTTTTTATTGATGCCGTTGATGAATGTTTATTTACTCTTATTGTACTTGCGGTTGCAGGAATCGGCAGCAACTATGAAATAGGCATCTACTCAAATAAAGTCAAGGGCTGGCAGGATACCTGTTCCATAACAATTGTTAGAAATGTTTGATGAGCGGCGAAAATTTGGCACGGTTCTATAATAAAATCGAGGTGTCAACAATTCTGGTTTAGTCTGTACAGTAGGTCGTCACTTGCAAGCACAAGAGATTAAGGATAAGCTCAACTCCCTAATTAGCGAAGCAGATCTCATAGATCCGAGTTTGGCGAGAAGATTGGATGAAATCAATCGCTGGGTGAAAGATGTTAAACCCGGTTCGCTAACTGCTAAGAAATTTGTGCTGGCTTTTTTACTACAGCTTATGCGAGATTCTCAGGTTTGGCTGATGGTTCAATCTCTACCTTCGGAAAGAGAACGACAAGCGGCGTTTGAGTTAATGACTCCGGGCGAAAGGTATTGGTACGGCTATCTATTTCCTAAATGGCTCAGCGAAAACGATCGCAAATTTTACATCTGGAAACAAAAACTCAAGGCTGGTGAATTCGATCCGGGTGACGATCGCGTCATTCGTGCGATCGCGGCCCGGATCGTCGAACGCCAAGGCAGTGTTTTGTATCGCTATGTAGCCGATCTTTCTATGGCTACCGATTCGATCGTCAGCAACCGCCAACAGCAGCCCCTCTGCATTCAAGTCACCACTCTTTCTGATGAATTTTCGGAACAAAAATATCAAAAATGGCAACAAACTCTTCAAGGCTGGGGGATTGACAGGGGACTATTCTTAAGTTATGATACAAAAGATGCAAATTTCCTGAACCAGTTAGTTAACATTGCATTATATAATAGTGATAATTTGCCCGCAGGTCGTTACATCAAATTCCCATAAATTCACCCGATCTGCTGCTGAGAATAGTTCGACTGCTAAACACTCGGTGAACAACAAATTTTGATTAACTCGCATATTGCAGAATTTTAGACAATGCCACCAACTTAATCATCAGCCCGCTTGCCTTGTGGGGGAAGGCTACGCCAAGATTTTTCTTCCCATTTTCTGTTTCCGGGAGGAGTCTGGCAAACTGCGGCAACAGGTGCGAACTACGAATGCTAAGCAACGGGAAGATTTACCGCAGCAATCAATAGGGGTAAAGTGCAAAATTCCCACCCGAGGAAAGATAGAGGTTCTGCGTAATTCCCGGCCAAGCAACGGGAAGATTTACCGCAGCAATTAATACGGGTAAGATGCACGGCCCGATGGCAGCCTGCGAACGATCGAGGTTTTGCGTAATTCGCGGCTAACCAATGGGAAGATTTACCGAAACAATCAATCTTGTAAAATAACTAGCAACTCGGTATAAAGTGAATTTAGATTTGATTGAAGTGCAGTGAAGTTGTTGGAAATAAAATCAAATTACATCAAAATCAATACTATGACAGTACAAGGCACAAGCACCGTTGAAAGCAATTTACAAAAACTATTTGAAGAACTAGAAGCTGCCAGAAAAATCCAGGATGATTGGATGCACAACGGGGTGGATTTTGTGGATTTGTATGTCGAAGATGCGGGCGGTGATTGGTTGGAAAAGTGGGGTAAATGTGAAGAAGAATTAGAGCAGATAAAAATTAAACAGGTAGATATTGAAGCAGTCAAAGTGGCGATCGACCTTTCGGACTTTGGGCAAACCCAACTGCTGGAAATTGCCTTGGCTAATAGTTGTCATGTCAGCGAGGACGATCGGCCCAATCATTCTCCCACTGGCCAAGAAGTAAAGCACCAACGGCTGTTACTGCTGGGCGGAGCGATTTTTGGTGCTGTTGTCACCGATTACCTGTACGGCGAATATCCCGAACTCGACTGCGATGCTATCTCAACTTTAAAAGCTCGTTTAGCAGACCGAAAAAAACTCTCAGAAGTCGCAGAAAGTTTTAAATTGAAGGAAAATAGTTCGCGGCTTGGGGACGATAAAGAAGCAGACGAAAGTGAGTACAATAAAATTTTAGCCGAGAGTTTTGAGGCTTTATTTGGCGCGATTTACTTAGAGTTCGATCGCAATTTTTCCCGTGCGGGCAATTGGCTGATTCAAAAGTTGATTGAACCAACTCTGGGCGAACATCTCGATCTAACTCAGCAGTCGAAAGGTACGCTGGAAAACGAGCTAAAACGGCGGGAAATCCTGGGGGCGGACATTCTTGAGGCGATCGCGATCGACTATCTGTACAACCGCTTTCCCGATCGCAACAGCAGCCAGCTAACTCGTTGGAAAAATCTGTTAGGGGCTAAAGAGATTTTCCCGAAAGACTTTAAAACAAAATTAGGCAGTCATTACCTAGAATTGGAGAGCA
It encodes:
- a CDS encoding PP2C family serine/threonine-protein phosphatase gives rise to the protein MENSSFNWQVVAASVTGTSHEKRSQPCQDAHCWRVLSNGVLVAAVADGAGSAALAEVGAKIAVEAVVETICQQDLQPESDDEWQVFLTASLQVARAAVEAEAATREVAARDLACTLIAVVATPELMAVAQIGDGAAVAGDSAGTAIALTVPPCGEYINETIFLISPNAIETAQFKVMREQLPHLAVFSDGLQMLALKIPEGTPHGPFFAPLFRFSGAAKEDADAKEQLESFLRSPRVSERTDDDLTLLLATFSSNT
- a CDS encoding ribonuclease III domain-containing protein, which encodes MTVQGTSTVESNLQKLFEELEAARKIQDDWMHNGVDFVDLYVEDAGGDWLEKWGKCEEELEQIKIKQVDIEAVKVAIDLSDFGQTQLLEIALANSCHVSEDDRPNHSPTGQEVKHQRLLLLGGAIFGAVVTDYLYGEYPELDCDAISTLKARLADRKKLSEVAESFKLKENSSRLGDDKEADESEYNKILAESFEALFGAIYLEFDRNFSRAGNWLIQKLIEPTLGEHLDLTQQSKGTLENELKRREILGADILEAIAIDYLYNRFPDRNSSQLTRWKNLLGAKEIFPKDFKTKLGSHYLELESNFSRTRDWLVDNFIKTAVDELEDETGDRLK